The Microlunatus soli genome contains the following window.
CCGACGACCGACTGCTCCGGGCTGCCGCCATCCTGGCCGAGCAGCCCGAGCTGACGTCGATGCGGGAGCTCGCCCGCCGATGCGGGTGCAGCGACCGTACGCTGTCCCGACTCTGCCGTGATCAACTCGCCATGACGCTGCCACAGTGGCGGACCCAGATCCGATTGCACCGTGCGCTGCGGCTGCTCGCCGAGGGCGAGACCGTGACGGCGGTGGCCCGGGCCACGGGCTGGTCGACGCCCAGTGCGTTCATCGACGTCTTCCGCCGCGTGCTCGGCAGCACCCCGGGACGGGCCAGGCCGCACTCCCGGGCGAATCGAACGGACGGTCGTGCGGCAGGATAGGAGGCAAATGTCTGCTGCCGACGGAGTCCGACCGTCCAACCGCTCCGTCGACCGGGAGATCCTCGCCCTGGCGGTGCCCGCGTTCGCCACCCTGGTGTCGGAACCGGCGCTGCTGCTGGCCGACTCGGCGATCATCGGGCACCTCGGCACCACCCAGCTCGCCGGTCTCGGTATCGCCGGCAACCTGCTCGGCATCCTGACCGGGCTGAGCATCTTCCTCGCCTACGGCACCACCGGCACGGTGGCCCGCCGGCTCGGCGCCGGTGACAAACAGGCCGCGCTGGCCGGCGGCATCGACGGGATGGCGCTCGCCGTGCTGCTCGGCGCCGCACTGTGCCTGCTGCTCCAGCTGCTGCTGCCGACCGTGATCGGTTGGTACGGCGCCGGCCCGGCTGTGGCCACGGCGGCAGAGCACTACCTCCGGGTCGCGGCCTGCGGCCTGCCGTCGGTGTTGTTGCTGTTGGCCTCCACCGGAGTCCTCCGCGGACTGCAGGACACCAAGACCCCGCTGGTGGTGGCGATCAGCTGCAATCTGATCAACATCGGACTCAACGTGCTGTTGGTCTACGGCCTGCACCTCGGCATCGCCGGATCGGCGACCGGCAGTCTGATCGCTCAGACCGCGAGCGCGGTATTCCTTTCGGTGGTGGTGATCCGGGCAGCCCGTCGACACGGCACCAAGATCAATTTCCGGCCGTACGGCATCCTGCACGCGGCCCGCGCCGGCTTCTGGCTGATGCTGCGCACGGCAACCCTGCAACTCTCGATCACCGTGACGACCGCCGTGGCCGCCGGGATCGGCGCGGTGGCGCTGGCGACCCACCAGGTGGTGAACAGCCTGTGGACGTTCCTGGCGTTTGCCCTGGACGCGCTGGCGATCGCCGCGCAGGCTGTGATCGGGCGCTACCTCGGCGCCGGGAATGTGATCATGGTCCGCAGACTGACCGGGCGGATGATCGGCTGGGGCATCGGTGCCGGCCTGGTCTTCGGTGTCATCGTCGCGGTCGCGCGACCGTTGTACGACCAGCTGTTCTCCCCCGACCCCGCTGTCCAGGAGCTGTTGTTCCGGGTGCTGTTGGTGGTCGCCTGTTGCACGCCCATTGCCGGCGTGGTGTTCGTCCTGGACGGCGTCCTGATCGGCGCCGGCGACGGCCGCTACCTCGCGCTCGCCGGCCTGATCGCGATGCTCGCCTATCTGCCGTTGGCGATTGGAGTGCATGCCACCGGCGCCGGGCTGGTGTGGCTGTGGCTGGCCTTCGGCTGCTTCATGCTGGCCCGGATGATCACCCTGGTCGTCCGCGCCCGAGGCACCCGGTGGATGCGGACCGGCGCCCGCTGATCGAGCAGACCGGCGGCCGGGTCACGGGTCTTCGGGCGGACTCGAGAGTCCGCCCAGTGCAATGTGCGCGTTGGCCAGGGGACGCGCGGTGAGGTGAATCATCAGCCTGCTGCGTCGGAGCCAGGAGTGCGCGGTGTCGAGCGCTGCCGGAGCGTCCCCGGCGAACGGACCGTCTTCGATCACCAGGGCCTCGCGCAACCCCGGATCGCGGCAGAGTCGTTGGAGTGCGTCGACCTGATCGGACAACAGGTCGAGGTCGCGGCAGACGCGAGCAATGGCATCGTTCAGGTCAACGCCCGCAACCGGTCGGTTCGCTTGATGTCCGTTGAATCCGAGGTCCATGTCGAACGCGCCGCCTCGCTTATCCGAGCTCGATGAGGACGACACCGCCGATGATCAGGGCGATACCGGCGATCATCCGTTTGGTCAACGGCTCTTTCCAGATGGCGCGGGCGAGCACGGCAACCAGTGCGATGCCGGCAGCGGTCCAGATCCCGTACGCCACAGCGACGGGCAGGCCGGTGCGCAGGGTGAACGCAAGGAACAGGAAGGCCAACCCGTACCCGGCACCGACAGGGATCAACCAGGCTCGCCGCGGAGAGGTCGCGGCGGCACGCAGGCTGAGCGTGGCGGCGATCTCGGCGGCAACGGCCGCCGCCAGCCACACCCAGCTCATGCTGTGGTTCCCGGACCGGGTCGGGCCCGCTGGATGGACCCGGTCTCGACCACGAACGCGCCCGCGACGACCATCCCGAGGCCGATCACCGATGTCGCGCTGAGGACTTCACCGAAGATCAACCCACCGAGCAGTGCGGTGACTGCGACGCCGGCGGCGCCCCAGATGCCGTAGGCGATCGCCAGCCGCATACCCGAGCGAAGAGCGCGCCCGAGAAGGGCGAACGCTGCCAGGTAGCTGAACACGACCCCCAAGATCAATTGGGGGTGATCGATGGCGGCGCGCAGCAGCACGGTGCCGATGACCTCACCGAGGATGGCGCCGAACAGCAACAGCCACGACTTCATGGTGCGTCCTTCGTCGCGGCCGCCGCCTGATCGACCAGAGCCAAGGCGTGCGAGCGCACCGCACCCAGGTCCGCTGCCGGGAAGACCCCGGTCGCCTCGGACATCCAGGCACCGTCCGCGCAGAAGCGGGCTGTTGTCAACAACGCCGTCGCGGCGGGTGGCGCGCCGTCGGTGGCGAACCACGGGCCGAGATGGGGCCGCCAGGCCGCGGTCAGCGTCGGTTTGTAGAGGGCGTCGGAGAAGATCCAGTAGTCGGCCCGCGACACCTCCGCCGTGGTTGCCACCGTCACATAGGCGCGATACCGCTCACACGGCGTCAACGCGTCCGGTGTGCTGCCCGTACAGTCCCGGAGCAACTGGTCCCAATGCTGCGCCGCATGCTCGACCAGGCCGACCATCAACGCTTCCTTGCTGGGGAAGTAGTACATCAGCCCCGGCTTGGTCAGCCCGGCCCGCTGCGCCACCGACTCCAGGGAAACCGTCACGCCCTGCACCGAGGAGTTCTCCTCGGCCAGTTCCTTGGCAGCCAGCAGGATTCGGTCCCGGGTATCACGTGCCACGTCACGACTTTACCATTCGGAAGGTAAAGCGATCGAGCCGCGACCTCGCCCGCCGCCTACTGCGTCGGGCCGACCGGAGCCGTAGAATGGTAGTCCATTTGGAGGGTGAGGCCGATGACCGAAGAGTTCGAAGCGCATTCGGAGCGGGTGGTCCGGCAGGTGCGAGACGAGATCATCGACGGACTGCGTGCCCCGGGCAGCAAGCTTGTCGAGCGGGAGATCGCCGCCGAACTGGGGGTCAGTCGGATCCCGGTCCGCGACGCCCTCCGCGAGTTGGTCGCCGAAGGACTGGTCACACCTCGACCCCGGACCTGGGCGGTCGTCCGCGAGTTCAGTGCCGCCGATGTCGCCGACCTGATCGAGGTCCGATCGGCGTTCGAGGGGCTGACCTTCCGGCTCGCCGCGACCCGCGCCACCCGCGAAGGACAGCAGCGACTGCGTGCCGTTCTGGACCGCGAGTGGCAGGCCGCCCGGGACGGCGAGGCGCGGCTCGCACGACGCGCCGCTGCCGACTTCCACGACGTGGTCGCCGAGCTGTCGGCCAACGATCTGCTGCAGGAGTTGCATCGCACCCTGCGCAGCCGGCTGCGGTGGCTGCTGGTGCAACACGACGACCTACTGGCCGTTGCACAGGAGCATCAGGAGCTGTACGACGCGATCACGGCGCGAGACACCGTCGCGATCGACGAGCTGGTTGCCGAACACCTGCGCAGCAGCGCACGGCTGGCGGCCCAGGCTCACGGCAACTGAGCTCGCGCCCGTCCAGCGGCCGTTCGGAGCCAGCCGGCAGTCGAATCGTGATCGCTCGATAGTTCGGTATACCATCTTGGAGTGCCCAAGCTGACCGTTGCCAACATTCGCCCCTGGGGAGCCGACCCCGTCGACTTGACGATCGTCGACGGCGTGATCTCCGATATCGCACCGACCGCCGAGCTGACCGGCTCGGCCGACGGCGCGATGTCGTCCGTCGCGGCGGCCGATGCCAGCCGGATCGACGGCCGCGGGCTGCTGGCACTCCCCGGTCTGGTGAACACGCACGCGCACGTCGACAAGAGCTGGTGGGGACAGCCGTGGGTGTCCTACGGCGGCCGGCCGACGACACAGGGCCGGATCGCTCACGAACGTGCCGAACGCGACAAGTACGGCATCCCCAACCCGGACTCGACCCAGGCCGTACTCCGCGAGTTCCTCCGGCACGGCACAACGCTGGTCCGCACCCATGTCGATGTCGATCTTGGAGTCGGGCTGCGCGGGATCGAGGTCGTCCAGCAGGCGGCCGAAGCGCTGGGCGGTGCGGTCGAGATCGAGGTCGTCGCCTTTCCGCAGGACGGCGTGATCCGACGACCGGGCGTCCTGGAGCTGCTGGACAAGGCTGCGGCCGGCGGCGCGGCCAACATCGGCGGCCTGGATCCGGCATCGATCGACCGTGACCCGGTCGCCCAGCTCGACGGCTTGTTCGAGATCGCCGAACGGCACGGCGTAGGCATCGACATCCATCTGCACGACGGTGGCCAGCTGGGCATCTTCCAGTACGAGTTGATCATCGACCGGGTCCGGCGCAGCGGACTGCGCAACAAGATCAACATCTCGCACGGCTTCGCCCTCGGGGAGGTGCCGGACAGTCAACGCGGCGAGCTGTTGGCCGGTCTGGCCGACGCCGGGATCACGTGGACCACCGTTGCCCCGGTCGGATCCCGGCCGCTGCCCTGGCGCCAGCTGCGGGAGCTGGGCATCGGTGTCGGCCTCGGCACCGACGGCATCCGCGATCTCTGGTCCCCGTACGGC
Protein-coding sequences here:
- a CDS encoding TetR/AcrR family transcriptional regulator, whose protein sequence is MARDTRDRILLAAKELAEENSSVQGVTVSLESVAQRAGLTKPGLMYYFPSKEALMVGLVEHAAQHWDQLLRDCTGSTPDALTPCERYRAYVTVATTAEVSRADYWIFSDALYKPTLTAAWRPHLGPWFATDGAPPAATALLTTARFCADGAWMSEATGVFPAADLGAVRSHALALVDQAAAATKDAP
- a CDS encoding DMT family transporter; protein product: MSWVWLAAAVAAEIAATLSLRAAATSPRRAWLIPVGAGYGLAFLFLAFTLRTGLPVAVAYGIWTAAGIALVAVLARAIWKEPLTKRMIAGIALIIGGVVLIELG
- a CDS encoding MATE family efflux transporter, which produces MSAADGVRPSNRSVDREILALAVPAFATLVSEPALLLADSAIIGHLGTTQLAGLGIAGNLLGILTGLSIFLAYGTTGTVARRLGAGDKQAALAGGIDGMALAVLLGAALCLLLQLLLPTVIGWYGAGPAVATAAEHYLRVAACGLPSVLLLLASTGVLRGLQDTKTPLVVAISCNLINIGLNVLLVYGLHLGIAGSATGSLIAQTASAVFLSVVVIRAARRHGTKINFRPYGILHAARAGFWLMLRTATLQLSITVTTAVAAGIGAVALATHQVVNSLWTFLAFALDALAIAAQAVIGRYLGAGNVIMVRRLTGRMIGWGIGAGLVFGVIVAVARPLYDQLFSPDPAVQELLFRVLLVVACCTPIAGVVFVLDGVLIGAGDGRYLALAGLIAMLAYLPLAIGVHATGAGLVWLWLAFGCFMLARMITLVVRARGTRWMRTGAR
- a CDS encoding amidohydrolase, with the protein product MPKLTVANIRPWGADPVDLTIVDGVISDIAPTAELTGSADGAMSSVAAADASRIDGRGLLALPGLVNTHAHVDKSWWGQPWVSYGGRPTTQGRIAHERAERDKYGIPNPDSTQAVLREFLRHGTTLVRTHVDVDLGVGLRGIEVVQQAAEALGGAVEIEVVAFPQDGVIRRPGVLELLDKAAAGGAANIGGLDPASIDRDPVAQLDGLFEIAERHGVGIDIHLHDGGQLGIFQYELIIDRVRRSGLRNKINISHGFALGEVPDSQRGELLAGLADAGITWTTVAPVGSRPLPWRQLRELGIGVGLGTDGIRDLWSPYGDGDILRVANNFARLHGIRTDEDIAYAVELATSRAAGFVHREQHDLTVGSRGDVVLLDAENVQDALIRAPRRELVVAAGRVVTRAGKVLI
- a CDS encoding GntR family transcriptional regulator, which encodes MTEEFEAHSERVVRQVRDEIIDGLRAPGSKLVEREIAAELGVSRIPVRDALRELVAEGLVTPRPRTWAVVREFSAADVADLIEVRSAFEGLTFRLAATRATREGQQRLRAVLDREWQAARDGEARLARRAAADFHDVVAELSANDLLQELHRTLRSRLRWLLVQHDDLLAVAQEHQELYDAITARDTVAIDELVAEHLRSSARLAAQAHGN
- a CDS encoding DMT family transporter, yielding MKSWLLLFGAILGEVIGTVLLRAAIDHPQLILGVVFSYLAAFALLGRALRSGMRLAIAYGIWGAAGVAVTALLGGLIFGEVLSATSVIGLGMVVAGAFVVETGSIQRARPGPGTTA